The following proteins come from a genomic window of Chryseobacterium glaciei:
- a CDS encoding phosphodiester glycosidase family protein — translation MKLNIFSKILFLSVFIILFSCKKEKQINPDFIIYSADMKKDKIEFFWKKNQNQPFKSIKNLKNYVNTKNQYLKFAMNGGMFIQNNIPKGLYIENFKNLHPIDTLSGQGNFYLKPNGIFYLTKSNTSAVISTENFKINSDIKFATQSGPMLIINGKINPIFQKNSKNLNIRNGVGILENKNPVFIMSKKKINFYDFASLFKNLGCKNALYLDGFVSRAYLPEENWIQEDGNFGVIIGIATEK, via the coding sequence ATGAAACTGAATATTTTTTCCAAAATACTATTTCTTTCGGTATTTATCATATTATTTTCATGTAAAAAAGAGAAACAAATTAATCCTGATTTTATAATCTATTCTGCTGATATGAAAAAAGATAAGATTGAATTCTTTTGGAAAAAGAATCAAAATCAACCTTTCAAAAGCATTAAGAATTTAAAAAATTATGTTAATACCAAAAATCAGTATTTAAAATTCGCCATGAATGGCGGAATGTTCATTCAAAACAATATTCCAAAAGGATTATACATAGAAAATTTTAAAAATTTACACCCAATCGATACTTTGAGTGGTCAAGGGAATTTCTATCTAAAACCAAACGGTATTTTCTACCTTACAAAATCTAATACATCTGCTGTTATTTCCACTGAAAATTTTAAAATAAATTCAGATATAAAATTTGCCACTCAATCCGGTCCAATGCTTATCATCAATGGAAAAATTAATCCTATTTTTCAAAAAAATTCTAAAAATTTAAATATAAGAAACGGCGTCGGAATATTGGAAAATAAAAATCCTGTTTTTATAATGTCTAAGAAAAAAATAAACTTTTACGACTTCGCTTCATTATTTAAAAATCTGGGATGTAAAAACGCATTATATCTTGATGGCTTTGTCTCAAGAGCATATTTACCTGAAGAAAACTGGATTCAGGAAGATGGAAATTTCGGAGTAATTATAGGTATTGCAACAGAAAAGTAG
- the pfkA gene encoding 6-phosphofructokinase, producing MKESAVKKIAVLTSGGDSPGMNAALRAVVRTANYYNIECYGVREGYNGLIHDEFLKMGPRSVKNIINQGGTILKSARSKEFRTKEGRQKAYDNCVKHGVDALVCIGGDGTFTGAKIFNEEFGIRVLGVPGTIDNDIFGTDNTIGYDTALNTAMEAIDKIRDTATSHNRVFFVEVMGRDAGFIALNSGLATGALDILIPEKKDSMDELFANFRKGEKTGKASSIVVVAEGEKLANIYELAEKTKLEFPDYDIRVAILGHIQRGGSPSCADRVLASRLGYGAVVGLMEGQTNVMVGMRSNDMVYTAIEEAIKKHNEINKDLLLISEILAI from the coding sequence ATGAAAGAGAGTGCTGTAAAAAAAATTGCAGTTCTTACTTCAGGAGGAGATTCTCCGGGTATGAATGCAGCATTAAGAGCGGTGGTAAGAACCGCAAACTATTATAATATAGAATGTTACGGAGTAAGAGAGGGCTATAACGGCCTTATCCACGACGAATTCCTGAAAATGGGACCTCGTTCCGTAAAAAATATAATCAACCAAGGCGGAACTATTTTGAAATCTGCCAGATCCAAGGAATTTAGAACCAAAGAAGGCCGTCAGAAAGCCTACGACAACTGTGTAAAACACGGTGTTGATGCATTGGTTTGTATCGGTGGGGACGGAACTTTCACAGGAGCAAAGATCTTTAATGAAGAATTCGGGATCAGAGTTCTTGGTGTGCCAGGAACTATCGATAATGATATTTTCGGGACTGATAACACGATTGGTTACGACACTGCTTTAAATACCGCAATGGAAGCAATCGATAAGATTCGTGATACCGCAACTTCTCACAATAGAGTTTTCTTTGTTGAGGTGATGGGTCGTGATGCCGGTTTTATTGCTTTGAACAGCGGATTGGCGACTGGTGCTTTGGATATTTTGATTCCTGAGAAAAAGGATAGTATGGATGAGCTTTTTGCTAATTTCAGAAAAGGGGAAAAAACAGGAAAAGCATCAAGCATCGTTGTAGTAGCGGAAGGTGAAAAATTAGCCAACATTTACGAATTAGCCGAAAAAACTAAATTGGAATTTCCTGATTATGACATTCGTGTTGCAATTTTAGGACATATCCAGAGAGGAGGTTCACCAAGTTGTGCAGACAGAGTTTTGGCAAGCAGACTGGGATATGGTGCTGTGGTAGGGTTAATGGAAGGACAAACAAACGTAATGGTAGGAATGCGTTCCAATGATATGGTATATACAGCCATTGAAGAAGCCATTAAAAAACATAACGAAATCAACAAAGATCTATTATTGATTTCAGAAATTTTAGCAATCTAA
- a CDS encoding oxygenase MpaB family protein: MEKAILQPRFKYSQHFKDFWIKGNGKQLTDFSGAEVSFRDFEKFAPYFYHVDEIGDEVVKDVYLTKKFSEGSKEIEGYIRNGVSENDDVPESVKKLFSQTQHIPEWLDYNLLKSGAELCMRSNLDSLISLRDYCLIGGYDYAYLNKPLIVTEALKKGAVKRLSETLDFWINATRYNALEIHAKGYEFAIKTRLIHSYARLSIKKHYKEWDTENWGEPINSWDMMATYIGFSLVFLHSLKKLGNTFSVEEEKGLFHLWKYVGYLLGIPENLLPDDKKQATEYFYLWTSVQPSADKDSALLAHSLLNESLENPILKFEFQRKNLRYLHICCTWFLLDDDVCRRLHIPDVSNRKLFPNTKIIINKIYDNLINRNTRINRGNKAQLKVLEDYLRVTKNSNFH; this comes from the coding sequence ATGGAAAAAGCAATTTTACAACCTCGTTTCAAGTACTCTCAACATTTCAAAGACTTTTGGATAAAAGGCAACGGCAAACAACTTACTGATTTTTCCGGAGCAGAAGTGAGTTTCAGGGATTTTGAAAAATTTGCGCCTTATTTTTATCATGTCGATGAGATCGGGGATGAAGTTGTAAAAGATGTTTATCTGACTAAAAAATTCAGTGAAGGCTCAAAAGAAATTGAAGGCTACATCCGAAATGGAGTTTCAGAAAATGATGACGTTCCCGAAAGTGTAAAAAAATTGTTCTCACAAACCCAACACATTCCGGAATGGCTTGATTATAATTTGCTGAAAAGCGGTGCCGAACTTTGCATGAGAAGCAATCTCGATTCCTTAATTTCCTTGAGAGATTACTGCTTAATTGGAGGTTACGATTATGCTTATCTCAACAAACCTTTAATTGTAACCGAAGCTCTAAAGAAAGGAGCGGTAAAACGACTTTCCGAAACTTTGGATTTCTGGATAAATGCAACCCGATACAATGCTCTGGAAATCCATGCAAAAGGTTACGAATTTGCCATCAAAACAAGATTAATTCATTCTTACGCAAGACTTTCCATTAAAAAACATTACAAAGAATGGGATACCGAAAATTGGGGTGAACCGATCAATTCTTGGGATATGATGGCGACTTACATTGGTTTTAGTTTAGTTTTCCTTCACAGTCTTAAAAAACTAGGAAACACATTTTCCGTTGAAGAAGAAAAAGGACTTTTTCACCTTTGGAAATACGTTGGATATCTATTAGGCATCCCCGAAAATCTTTTACCGGACGATAAAAAACAGGCTACGGAATATTTTTATTTGTGGACTTCCGTTCAACCGTCAGCGGATAAAGACTCTGCCTTACTGGCTCATTCTCTTTTGAATGAATCTTTGGAAAATCCTATTCTGAAATTTGAGTTCCAACGAAAAAATTTACGTTATTTACACATTTGCTGTACATGGTTTTTATTGGATGATGATGTTTGTAGGAGATTACACATTCCGGATGTTTCCAACAGAAAATTATTTCCCAATACGAAAATTATCATTAATAAAATTTATGACAATTTGATTAATCGCAATACAAGAATTAATAGAGGCAACAAAGCTCAATTGAAAGTATTGGAAGACTATCTGAGGGTTACGAAAAACTCTAATTTTCATTAA
- the gap gene encoding type I glyceraldehyde-3-phosphate dehydrogenase encodes MSTIKVGINGFGRIGRLVFRAMTERDNIEVVGINDLIDATYMAYMLKYDSVHGIFPGEVSVEGNDLVVNGKRIRVTAERDPNNLKWSEIGADYIVESTGLFLSKDSAQAHINAGAKKVILSAPSKDDTPMFVMGVNHTELTDDIKILSNASCTTNCLAPLAKVIHDNFGIVEGLMTTVHATTATQKTVDGPSAKDWRGGRAALNNIIPSSTGAAKAVGKVIPSLNGKLTGMSFRVPTVDVSVVDLTVRLEKATSYEEICAAIKAASEGELKGILGYTEDAVVSQDFIGDKRTSIFDKDAGIMLSPNFVKLVSWYDNEMGYSNKLVDMLVHAASL; translated from the coding sequence ATGTCAACAATTAAAGTAGGTATCAACGGGTTTGGTAGAATTGGACGTCTTGTTTTCAGAGCAATGACTGAAAGAGACAATATCGAAGTTGTAGGAATCAATGACCTTATCGATGCTACATACATGGCTTACATGTTAAAATATGATTCTGTACACGGAATTTTCCCGGGAGAGGTATCTGTAGAAGGTAACGATCTTGTGGTAAACGGTAAAAGAATCAGAGTAACTGCTGAGAGAGACCCAAACAACCTAAAGTGGAGCGAAATTGGTGCTGATTATATCGTAGAATCTACAGGTTTATTCTTGTCTAAAGATTCTGCTCAGGCTCACATCAATGCTGGTGCAAAAAAAGTAATCCTTTCTGCTCCTTCTAAAGATGATACTCCAATGTTCGTAATGGGTGTAAATCACACTGAACTTACAGACGATATCAAAATCTTATCAAATGCATCTTGTACGACTAACTGTTTAGCTCCTTTAGCTAAAGTTATCCACGATAACTTCGGGATCGTAGAAGGTTTGATGACAACTGTACACGCTACAACGGCAACTCAAAAAACTGTTGACGGTCCTTCTGCGAAAGACTGGAGAGGTGGTAGAGCTGCTCTAAACAATATTATTCCTTCTTCTACAGGTGCTGCTAAAGCGGTAGGAAAAGTAATCCCTTCATTGAACGGAAAATTAACAGGTATGTCTTTCAGAGTACCAACTGTAGACGTTTCTGTAGTAGATTTAACTGTAAGATTAGAAAAAGCTACTTCTTACGAAGAGATCTGTGCTGCTATCAAAGCTGCTTCTGAAGGTGAATTGAAAGGTATTCTTGGATACACTGAAGATGCTGTAGTTTCTCAGGACTTCATTGGAGACAAGAGAACTTCAATCTTCGACAAAGACGCTGGTATCATGCTTTCTCCTAACTTTGTAAAACTTGTTTCTTGGTATGACAACGAAATGGGGTATTCAAACAAGTTGGTTGATATGCTTGTACACGCTGCTTCTTTATAA
- a CDS encoding LuxR C-terminal-related transcriptional regulator, whose protein sequence is MQDSEKKHPLIEIWKTYPGVRKSNNNILDRPPIERIIGEMFAIGQFYYYALNLTNSTLSHHHENILKLHGLKKYPENLKDVIDLTHPDDIPFVMKAEQTVIEKMLEIGLDHQLFIKSSYCFRMKTANGSYELFHHQAIPTLEDENGHIIQSINIHTNIHHITKQNPNTVLITGISPRSDFHQIKIDDEALPQHACMNLTKRETEVLSFIAKGYSGVEISKMLILSEHTVRTHRRNILAKTSSRNSKELVKKAFEWGLI, encoded by the coding sequence ATGCAGGACTCGGAAAAGAAACACCCTTTAATTGAAATATGGAAAACTTATCCAGGCGTAAGAAAAAGTAATAATAATATTCTAGATAGGCCACCGATAGAAAGGATCATTGGCGAAATGTTTGCTATCGGCCAGTTCTATTATTATGCCTTAAACCTTACCAACAGTACTCTTTCTCACCATCATGAAAATATTTTAAAACTTCATGGGTTAAAAAAATATCCGGAAAACCTTAAGGATGTTATTGATCTTACCCATCCTGATGATATTCCGTTTGTAATGAAAGCCGAGCAAACCGTTATTGAAAAAATGCTGGAAATCGGTCTGGATCACCAACTTTTCATAAAATCAAGCTATTGTTTCAGAATGAAAACTGCTAATGGAAGTTATGAATTATTCCATCATCAAGCCATTCCGACCTTGGAAGACGAAAACGGTCACATCATTCAATCTATAAACATCCACACCAATATTCATCATATCACAAAACAAAATCCCAATACTGTTTTGATTACCGGAATAAGTCCCAGAAGTGATTTTCATCAGATCAAAATTGATGATGAGGCTCTACCTCAGCATGCCTGCATGAATTTAACCAAAAGAGAAACCGAAGTTTTATCTTTTATTGCCAAAGGATATTCCGGAGTAGAAATATCCAAAATGCTGATTTTATCTGAACATACCGTACGAACGCACCGAAGAAATATTTTAGCTAAAACAAGTTCCAGAAACAGCAAAGAACTTGTGAAAAAGGCCTTCGAATGGGGACTTATTTAA
- the recA gene encoding recombinase RecA, whose amino-acid sequence MSNIEDKKKALALVLDKLDKTYGKGTVMTLGDSTIDTTIEVIPSGSLGIDIALGVGGYPRGRIIEIYGPESSGKTTLTLHAIAEAQKAGGIAAFIDAEHAFDRGYAGKLGIDLENLIISQPDNGEQALEIADNLIRSGAIDIVVIDSVAALTPKAEIEGEMGDSKMGLHARLMSQALRKLTATISRTKCTVIFINQLREKIGVMFGNPETTTGGNALKFYASVRVDIRKASAPIKNGDEAVGSRVKVKIVKNKVAPPFKMAEFDIMYGEGVSKTGEILDAAVDMGIVKKSGSWFSYGETKLGQGRDAVRDLLKDNPELSDELENKIKEELKNKAN is encoded by the coding sequence ATGAGCAATATAGAAGATAAGAAAAAAGCATTAGCATTAGTGCTTGACAAGCTAGATAAAACATACGGAAAAGGAACTGTAATGACATTGGGCGACAGTACTATTGATACTACAATTGAAGTGATTCCTTCCGGTTCTTTAGGTATAGACATTGCATTAGGAGTTGGAGGATATCCTAGAGGAAGAATCATCGAGATCTACGGACCTGAATCTTCTGGTAAAACAACTTTAACCCTTCACGCGATCGCTGAAGCTCAAAAAGCAGGAGGTATTGCTGCATTTATTGATGCTGAGCATGCTTTCGACAGAGGTTATGCAGGAAAACTAGGAATCGATCTTGAAAACTTGATTATTTCTCAGCCAGACAATGGTGAACAGGCTTTGGAAATTGCCGACAACTTGATTCGTTCAGGAGCAATTGATATTGTAGTTATTGACTCAGTAGCCGCATTGACTCCAAAAGCAGAGATCGAAGGTGAAATGGGAGATTCTAAAATGGGTCTTCACGCAAGATTGATGTCTCAGGCATTAAGAAAATTAACTGCAACTATTTCAAGAACAAAATGTACGGTAATTTTCATCAACCAGTTGAGAGAAAAAATCGGTGTAATGTTCGGAAATCCTGAAACTACAACCGGTGGTAACGCATTGAAATTCTACGCTTCTGTAAGAGTAGATATCAGAAAAGCAAGTGCACCTATCAAAAACGGAGATGAAGCTGTTGGAAGTCGTGTAAAAGTGAAAATTGTGAAAAACAAAGTAGCTCCACCTTTCAAAATGGCAGAATTCGACATTATGTATGGTGAGGGCGTTTCTAAAACAGGAGAAATCCTTGATGCTGCAGTAGATATGGGAATTGTGAAGAAAAGCGGTTCTTGGTTCAGCTATGGCGAAACTAAATTGGGACAAGGTCGTGATGCTGTAAGAGATTTATTAAAAGACAATCCTGAACTTTCTGATGAATTGGAAAATAAGATTAAAGAAGAATTGAAAAATAAGGCTAATTAA
- the htpG gene encoding molecular chaperone HtpG: MTKGNINVSVENIFPLIKKFLYSDHEIFLRELISNATDATLKLKHLTSIGEAKVEYGNPKLEVKIDEEQKTLRIIDQGIGMTAEEVEKYINQVAFSGAEEFLEKYKDTAKDSGIIGHFGLGFYSAFMVAEKVEILTKSYKDEPAVRWICDGSPEFTLEETTDKTDRGTEIILHIAEDSLEFLEEGKIRELLLKYNKFMPVPIKFGTKTHTLSLPEDAPEDAVAETEEVDNIINNPTPAWTVAPSDLTSEDYMTFYHELYPMQFEEPLFNIHLNVDYPFNLTGILFFPKLSNNLNIEKDKIQLYQNQVYVTDEVKGIVPDFLMLLRGVIDSPDIPLNVSRSYLQADGAVKKISSYITKKVADKMASLINENRADYEQKWNDIKIVIEYGIVTEEKFAEKADKFTLYPTTDGKYFLWSELEEKLKPTQTDKDGNLIILYASNADEQHSYIQSAKDKGYEVLLLDSHIIPHVIQKLETSKEKISFARVDADHVNNLIKKDDPTISKLNDTEKESLKKNVEDAVQDKKFTVQLEDLDSNDAPFTITQPEFMRRMKDMQATGGGGMFGMGNLPEMYNLVVNSNSEFANQILKTENSEEKEGLVKHALDLAKLSQNLLKGKDLTDFIQRSYKQLEK, from the coding sequence ATGACTAAAGGAAATATTAATGTGTCTGTGGAAAACATTTTCCCGCTTATCAAAAAATTTCTTTACAGTGATCACGAAATATTCCTGAGAGAATTAATCTCAAATGCAACGGATGCTACTTTAAAATTAAAGCATTTAACAAGCATTGGCGAAGCGAAAGTAGAGTACGGAAATCCGAAGCTTGAAGTGAAAATTGATGAAGAACAAAAAACACTTCGCATCATCGACCAAGGAATTGGGATGACTGCAGAAGAAGTTGAAAAATATATCAATCAAGTTGCTTTTTCGGGAGCTGAAGAGTTCTTGGAAAAATATAAAGACACTGCAAAAGATTCAGGAATTATTGGTCATTTCGGACTTGGATTTTATTCTGCGTTCATGGTGGCTGAAAAAGTGGAAATCTTAACTAAATCTTACAAAGATGAACCAGCAGTTCGTTGGATCTGCGACGGAAGCCCAGAATTCACTCTTGAAGAAACAACAGATAAAACAGATAGAGGAACTGAAATCATTCTTCATATTGCAGAAGATTCATTAGAATTTTTAGAAGAAGGAAAAATCCGTGAACTGTTATTAAAATATAACAAATTCATGCCTGTTCCTATTAAGTTCGGAACAAAAACGCATACGTTATCTTTACCTGAGGATGCTCCGGAAGATGCTGTTGCAGAAACTGAGGAAGTAGATAATATTATCAACAACCCAACACCGGCATGGACGGTTGCTCCAAGTGATTTGACGAGTGAAGATTACATGACATTCTATCACGAGTTGTACCCAATGCAGTTTGAGGAACCTTTATTCAATATTCACTTGAATGTAGATTATCCTTTCAACTTAACAGGGATTTTATTCTTCCCTAAATTGAGCAACAATTTAAACATCGAAAAAGATAAAATTCAATTATATCAAAATCAGGTATATGTAACAGATGAAGTAAAAGGTATCGTTCCAGATTTCTTGATGCTTCTTCGTGGTGTTATTGATTCTCCGGATATTCCATTGAACGTTTCCCGTTCTTACCTTCAGGCTGATGGTGCTGTAAAGAAAATTTCTTCTTACATCACTAAAAAAGTTGCCGACAAAATGGCTTCTTTAATTAACGAAAACCGTGCAGATTACGAACAAAAATGGAATGACATTAAAATCGTTATCGAATACGGAATTGTAACTGAAGAAAAATTTGCAGAAAAGGCAGACAAGTTCACGCTATATCCAACAACTGACGGAAAATATTTCCTTTGGAGCGAGTTAGAAGAAAAATTAAAGCCTACTCAAACAGATAAAGACGGTAATTTGATCATTCTTTATGCTTCTAATGCTGATGAGCAACACAGCTACATTCAGTCTGCGAAAGATAAAGGGTATGAAGTTCTTCTTTTAGATTCTCATATTATTCCTCACGTAATCCAAAAACTGGAAACTTCTAAGGAGAAAATCTCATTTGCAAGAGTAGATGCTGATCATGTAAATAATCTGATCAAAAAAGACGACCCTACTATTTCTAAATTAAATGATACTGAAAAAGAATCATTAAAAAAGAATGTTGAAGATGCGGTTCAAGATAAAAAATTCACAGTTCAGCTAGAAGATTTAGACAGCAATGATGCTCCCTTCACGATCACTCAGCCCGAGTTTATGAGAAGAATGAAAGATATGCAGGCAACTGGCGGCGGCGGAATGTTTGGAATGGGTAACCTTCCTGAAATGTATAACCTAGTCGTAAACTCTAACAGTGAATTTGCCAACCAGATCCTAAAAACTGAAAATTCAGAAGAAAAAGAAGGATTGGTAAAACATGCTTTAGATTTGGCCAAACTTTCTCAAAATTTATTGAAAGGAAAAGATCTTACAGACTTCATCCAAAGAAGTTATAAGCAACTAGAAAAATAG
- a CDS encoding LemA family protein has translation MLIPLLIFIIVIVAVVSFLVKSYNQIVILRNNVEKAFANIDVMLKQRADEVPNLVRVVKATALYENTTLKELVALRSQYLQSENTNDKIKIAQGINGGIKSLLISIESYPEIKASQSYLELQKRLSDLENMIADRREYFNDSINLYNTGIQVFPDVLFAKIMSYQKMKMLEFSEKEIEYNGVTL, from the coding sequence ATGCTCATACCTTTACTCATTTTTATCATTGTGATTGTTGCTGTTGTTTCATTTCTGGTAAAATCATACAACCAGATTGTAATCCTTAGAAACAACGTAGAAAAAGCATTCGCCAATATTGATGTTATGCTGAAACAACGCGCTGATGAAGTTCCTAATTTAGTTCGTGTTGTAAAAGCAACTGCACTGTACGAAAACACAACCCTGAAGGAGCTTGTTGCACTTCGAAGTCAATATCTGCAATCAGAAAATACGAACGATAAAATAAAAATTGCACAAGGCATTAACGGAGGAATCAAATCTCTTCTAATTTCTATCGAAAGTTATCCTGAAATAAAAGCATCACAATCTTACTTGGAACTCCAGAAAAGATTAAGTGATCTGGAAAATATGATCGCTGACCGTCGCGAGTATTTTAATGATTCAATCAATTTATACAATACAGGGATCCAAGTTTTTCCGGATGTATTGTTTGCAAAAATAATGAGTTATCAAAAAATGAAAATGCTGGAGTTTTCAGAGAAAGAAATAGAATATAACGGGGTTACACTTTAA